AACGCAAAGGAAAACTTTTAACTTTGGCAAATTACAAGACTTTAACGCTCCGATTGCTTTCATCGAGTCCCACACgcacagagagagagagacggtTACGCGCTTCTGCATATATAGGTCACTCGAACCTTGCGAATTATAGATGGGACAATTACGCCATGAATGTCCCCATCCCCCATACGATATTTGAACAAACTAACCCAACAAGTAATGAAACACCTTCAACAATTTCTCATCAGGTATATTCCATGGCTTTATTGGAAAATTTGGATTAATTTTAAGTGATGttggtttttaattaaaattgtatctAGTCTTTtgtatgaaaatatgttttgtaaACTTTTGAATGACTTATACGGTTTCCAAAATTAATAGTAGATCTTGATTTGTGATTTACACTAAACAGAAGCTTACAATTAGTCTTACGCGTGGAAAACGCCTAGGAGTTTTTAACCTAACAGTGTACTTCATGTACTTAGTAATTTTTCTAAACTCTCTGACTGTCCATCTCGCTGTCCATTCTCCTTTCTaacaattgtttttaaatctTCTTCTCCCTGTTCTTGTGTCTCTTTTATGGCTGTCGTAGCTTTTTTGACCGTCTCTTTCAAATGCCTTTTCGATCCTATTTCTTTTTGCAGTATGGTACCCAAGCCATTTGAAATCTTTTACTTCTTTCACTTCTTTTATCACATTATCGGCCcatttctattctttttttcttttgatttcttccttttttattaaagCTTTATATCTTCAACTTTTCTTGCGTTTAACAGTAATTCTCTACTCTTTCggaattttttcattcttccaTTTACTTCTTTTAATTCCGTCGGATTTTTCGCCAATTATATTGTACATCTGCATGTGCTAACGGCCATATTTTTTCTCTCCCTAAAATTGCTCTTCCTGTCACTTACAAACTactacatatttatatttaatatatattttctacgcagttatctATTTTAGGGCACTCGTCTTTGGTTGATgagaaacaaatatttattaaacatgcatacatgaagaaattaaactcgcgatataatattttttaaatgtatcgtagtaaataattatatatatttagttTATGCTGAAGTCGTATATAAATGTAGACattgattaataaatatgtgcagattttctaattttctgcatttataaatttattttatattataatttttcttttaagtGTACAAAATGGTAGCATCAAGAAATACTAATTGTTTAATCGAGAAGAAGATTTAACAGCTGAAAATGTGCTTTTAACAACAAcacaaatattttcattctaaATGTAGTGGATTCACTGATTCCAAGCTGAAGTTTACGAGTTCTCCAATATTCCACTGAGAATTTCAAAGAGCTCGTTCCTCATTGCGACGCCAAGCGTTTGCGAGCACTCGAAACGGTTTAAAATGGTTTTTACGATCTCAGTCTCGTTGGTTGTTATGgatgattattgaaaaacttTTTCCTTAACGTCACTCAACGTGATGTATTAAGGGTTCTTTATGTCCCTGATAATCTAGGTAGTTAAAAAGAAAGTGTATAAAAATAAGTGAATtttcgaaatgaaaatatctTCCATAATATATTCCACACGTCCTAAGGAATTAAAAATGTagtattattcatttttttctagAAATGATAAGAATGAAAAGATATGGCTATATCTTTTGCAAACttcttattaataaaataatgatataaaaaattacacaCATGATTCCCGTAGAATAGGATGAATATTAGCACTTTCCAATAAAATAATTGGTAATAGTAAAAGTTCTTGAATTGTTTGAGGTTTATTTACCTAAACCTGTTCTTTCAAGTAACCCCACAAAAAGCGGACTCCGCTGCCGTCAAATCAGGTGAATGCGGAGGCCAAACAAATTCagtattttttgaaattattcgtTTGGCGAAATTGTTTCGTAGGTCTGTCGTCGCCCTGACAGTGTGAGCAATAGCTCCATCTTGTTGGCACCATGTTTTCTGATTATCTTCGACCGTTGGGcgtaaaaatttttcaatcattGTCCTATACTGGGCCCCATTGATTCATTCTGGCTGACCTTcctcattttcaaaaaataggAACCAATTATAACACCGCACCAAACAGTGCATTTTTGGAGATACAATTGTTATGGATATATTGAGAATAAGCTAAACTGCTAATAATAATGCACTCCCTTTTGTTTCAATTACGCAGCTAGTTGCCCatatatttgttttttcaaTATCGCTTCTCTTCCTCGCCATGACATACTCGGCAACTGTTGCTAACCTTAGTTACCTATACCCCATTCGACGTAGTTTCTACCCACTCACGCATACCACATTTACGGTTATGTACTCATAACGCAATTGATGCTGTAATTCCCTCGGATTCTCAGTAGATCCAAAATCTGCAGTTTTGTTTGGCCTCATCACTCATTGTTCCGACTATTAGGAAAAGCAACAGAGTGAGGATGGAAATGAGGTGGAATTGGCGTCACcggtaataaataaaacaagaTAGATACggttagaaaaaagaaaaacaactTTGATCAATCAAAACCCAAAAACTCTACGCGTACCGGCTGTAAAAAACCCCAGTCGAAAGTGGGGAAAAAGCCTGGTCCCAACAAATAAATCATAGTAaatgaatatataataaaagtgATGAAATTTGGCAGTGAAAAGTTGCGCGGAATAAACACCACACTTAGAAGTTCAAAGCAGTTTAATATCTGAACTTAACTTAAACGTACAAAAGGGACGCTTACTAACACGTGAGCTTACATGCATAGAAAACAGAACGATGGcgcgaaaaaaaagaaagtagacAAAAGAGCGCAGGCAACGCGCACGTGTTGCCAACACAAGATTTTACCATTACTCTTCAACACACCCCCTTAATGGTAAATCTGTACACCCCCTGAAATTTTACACACAAAAGACTTATTTTAAACCTAGGCCACCACGAAACTTTTCAAACTTGATTCTACCCAAAGGTTTTGTCAGTACATCGCTAATTTGCTCATTAGTGCTAACGTATTCAATAGATATTATATCATTGGACACTTTGTCTCTGACAAAATGCATCTTAATGTCTACATGCTTCAATTTGTGGTGGAACTCAGGATTTTTACATACTTTGATCACAGACTGATTGTCTTCAAATATCTTTACGGTTATCCATTTTTCTTCCAAGTCGAAAAACAAATTCCTTATCAAACAGGCCTCACTAGTAGCCAAACCTAAAGCTATGTACTCTGATTCGGTCGATGACAAGGCAATGGTTGATTGCTTACGAGAAGCTCATGATACACTGCAGCCGAAGACTTTAAAAAAATAGCCACCAGTTGACTTTCGGTCTACCTTGTCGCCCGCCCAATCAGCGTCAACGAAACCTATTATTTTGTTGACATTGCTTGTTtcactttttctaaaaattaagcTTAACTTTATGGTACCCTTAATATAACGCAATACTCGCTTGAGCGCTGACCACAGATCCTCACTGGCACAGGACTGGTACCTGCTCAATATACTAATTGACAAACATAGATCCGGTCGTGAACATAACATTGCATACATTAATGAACCTATAACCATTCTACATctactttcaattttctgaCTCTCTGATTTTGCTCTTTTTAGCACGCTATGATCAAAATTTTCTACCATCGGTGTAGAAATGGGTTTACAGTCTTTCATGTTACACTTAGTGAGCAAACTTTCCAGATATGCTGTCTGATTTATTATTACCTCCCCTTTTTCTAGATTTTGTACTATAGACATGCCCAAATATTGTCTAACTGCCCCCAagtctttcattttaaaatggTTATTTAGCATCCTTTTAACATGCTCTATGTCCTTACAATCCTTCGAAGCCAACAGCAGATCATCAATGTACAGCAACAAAAGAGTTTTATACTTTCCTTCTGTTCTTATGTAAAGACAATATTCATGCTCTGGTCTAACAAAGCCCAACTTTAGCATTACCTCATGAAACTTTTTGTTCCAATTTTTGGGTGAACCTTTCAGGCCATACAAGGATTTGTTTAACTTTAAAACACGCTCTTTATCCGTTATAACGCCTTCACATCCCTCTGgtaaagaaatatatacatCCCCTTCTATTTCCCCATATAAAAAGGCACTACAAACATCTAACTGATGAATAGGGGTATCATATTCGTTACAAAAAGCCAATAACATTCTAACAGATGATAACCTTGCTACAGGACTGTAAATATCTGAAAGGGATACGTCTGACTGCTGGAAACCTCTAGCAACCAGTCTGGCCTTATTACAAGTTATGTCTCcgctttcatttcttttacgCCTAAACACCCACTTACAGTCTATAATATTCACTTTGTCTTTGGGTCTCCTCACACACTTCCATGTTTCGTTCTCTAACAATGCTTGTATCTCAGCCCCCATAgcctttttccatttttctgcGTCTCTGCTCGACATTGCCTCGTCGTAGGTTTTGGGATCTTCCTCTGTGGTTAACAGACTTGTATAAAAATCCTCAAAGCGAGCTGGCATCTTCAAATCGCTTCTCTGCCTTAGGTTTCGCCTCGTTTCCTCACTTCTTTCGTGGGTGCTGGTGTCGAGGGCCTCTTCGAAAACGTCGCCTGCGTCTTCATCACTTTGCTCCATCTGctcttcttcattttctctgttttcattttcttcactCGCATCTTGGTCCTCGCTATCTGTTTCCTGCTCACAAACTTGGGTCACAaacctttctttttctagCTTTTCTTCATCCAGCTCTGCCATCTTCTGCGGTAGAAATATTACATCCCGGTGTATCTCTACTTTATTATTCTTCGGGAAGTAGATTCGGTATCCTTTTACCTCTTCCCCGTAGCCAATTAACAAACCCTTGACATTTTTTGGGTCCCACTTCAGGCGTTTTTCCTTTGGTATGTGCACAGACACCTGCGATCCGAAATTCCTAAACAACTCCAAGGCTGCGCTGCTGTTATGGTATACTTCGTAAGGTGTTAGTCCCTTCACTGGGCTTGGACCTGTCCTGTTAATCGTGTACACAGCCGTGTTCACGGCCTCCGCCCAAAACTTCTTATGCATTCCATCAATCATTGCACGAGCCGCCTCCACTAATGTTCGCATCTCCCTCTCTGCTCGACCATTTTGCTGCGGGGTGTACACGACACTTCTTTGGTGGACTATACCTCGACTCTCCAACATGGCTTTTAGTTCCGAATTGACAATTCGAGCCCGTTGTCCGTCcttaaaacttttaatttaCATCCAGTTTCTCTTTCCGCACGCGCTATAAACTTTTCTATACATGTCTTTACATAGCTCTTGTTCTTGATAAAGAATATACTTTTATACGCTGAATAATCGTCTTTCAATAGAAGAAAATACCTTGCTCCCACCCAGGGAAGTCTGCTCCATGGGTCCGCAAACGTCGGCATGCACCAACTCAAGTCTTTTGGATGCTCTCGAACTGCTTAAAGGAAACGGGGTTCTGTGTTGTTTACCGGCCAAGCACTTTTCGCAAACAAAACTGGCACTGTCGTCAAAGAACTTAATGTTacttttcaataaaataccTTTTACATGCTCCAAGTTCTGATGACAAAGTCTTTTATGCCACACAGATAAGTTCTCAATCTTCTTACCCAAATGACATTCCGAGATGTCAAATGTGCTGCGTTCCACACCCTGTTCATCTTCGAAGCCAGCTGGTTGCGCTTCAGTTTCCTCTTCTAGCACAAAGGCCATCCTAAACAGTCTATTTCTCGTTTTGCTATTGCACGTACTTCACCATGACCATCTAGAAACTCACATAGTTCATTGTTTGACACTAAAAAGTATCCCTTATCTAACACGTGACCAGCTGAGAACAggttaaattttaattcggGAACATACAGTACGCCGGATAAAACTGTCTTTATGTACCTCTGACCGTTCCATGCATTTAACGCCACAGTACCAATTCCCCTTACTTCTAGCAAGTTTCCGTCACCGACTCTCACTTTACTGCAGCATTGCTTCTCACTTAATGATTTAAACAGCTTCCTGTTTCCACACATATGCTCACTCGCACCGGTATCCATGTACCAAACATTCTTCATTGAGTCATTTTTCTGAGCACTGGTTCCCACAAAAGCGtttacttcttctttcttctcttccttcttgtctttcttcttttcttcactttccttcttcctttttaaGAAGCAATTTTCTGCGATGTGCCCTTTTTTCTTGCAGTAATAACAGCTCTTAGTTCCTTTTGCTTTACTGAAACAAAACTTTGCTAGATGCCCTTCTTTTCCACATGCGAagcatttcattttcttatttacGCTCCTGCTGCTGCTAGTTCCCGCCAAGGCTACTGCTTCACCTTCGCTTGAGCTTACTCTTTCCTCTTCAATTAAGAGCCTTGATGTAAGCTCTTCGGTTGTCTGCTTCTCTAGTGGAACTGACTCCCACGCTGATCGAAAATGCTTGTAGGGTTCTGGCAGCGACATCAATATCTTGGTCATGAGCATCTTGTCTGAAATAGGCTCCCCGGCCTGCTTAAGTTTTGTCCGTATTTCTTCGAGCTTCGATAAAAAACCCGACATTGATTCGTCTTTATGCTCGCACATGAAAACTTCTGCTGCAACAAATGCACACTAACTACCGACTCCTTATCGTACACGGACTTTAATTTTGACCACATCTCCCTCGAACTGGTACATGACAGTAAATGTGTAAGCGGCCCTTGCTCAATTCTCGTAACCAAGATCTCCTGTGCCTTCGCATCCCTTTTCAGCCACTCTGCCTTCTCCCCTGCTGCCTCAGGTTCTAGACTCTGCCCTGCCACAATATCGTGAAGTCCCCTTCCTTTTAACACGACCTCAGTCTGGAACTTCCATACGGCCCAATTTTCTCCTCCGGTTAACTTTAAACTCGTGACAGTATTTGCCGTATCCATCTCGCCTGTTTTTCCGGCCGACCCACGCTTCTAATAACCTCAAAAACGACGGTATTCGCGCCCTTTTATATACAACCCAAAAAACGATGGgactgggcccataacctgatGAAATTTGGCAGTGAAAAGTTGCGCGGAATAAACACCACACTTAGAAGTTCAAAGCAGTTTTAATATCTGAACTTAACTTAAACGTACAAAAGGGACGCTTACTAACACGTGAGCTTACATGCATAGAAAACAGAACGATGGcgcgaaaaaaaagaaagtagacAAAAGAGCGCAGGCAACGCGCACGTGTTGCCAACACAAGATTTTACCATTACTCTTCAACAAAAAGTAATACAAaaaaacatataaaaatataaacctTATGAAAAAACTTGAGATTATAAACTAGCATGCAACTGAATGATCATTCAATGATTAATAATAACGCACGATCGAGAGCTCTCTTACAAACCGTAGCGGGATGGTGTCTCGCCGACCTCGCAACAAATCGTCGTGGTTCTCTCAAAACCAACAAATCCTGATCACAGGAGGCGTCCCGGCAACGAGGACAAAATGAccgtgtacactgagttgtattgaacttgtcgcagtgaagttggctacaaattcactaacacattcacgccgcgtcggtgagccaatggcgagatcggttcaccgacgctgcggcgtgaatgcgttagtgaatttgtagccaacttcattgcgacaagttcaatgcaattcagagtgcaaaacgacacaagccggagcaaaatcgtgcaagggagtgcgattacagcgtgaaatgggtcaaatcggcctgtaattgttgaaccgtcggttatatcgtccaaatctcgacgggaatgttacactgagtcccatcgaagctgtcgcagtgaagttggctacaaattcactaacgcattcacgccgcgtcggtgagtgaatgcgtggccaacttcactgcgacaagttcaatgcaactcagtgtacacgcGCCACCAACTGCACGGCTAGTCAGGTGGGCAGGACCAGCCGATCGCCGAACTGTGCCGTTCAACAACTGCACACAGGTAGCCGTCTGAAACCTCCCACGAGATCGCCGGGCCGTGCAGACAAATGAACAGCACCTAGTGCTTCACACACAATAGGACTCATGCCCGATCGCTACAGCGCCCGTCAAACGAACACCACCAGTCCAGAATTCAAAGATCAAATCACACTTCGGTAAAACCAAATGCACAATAAAACACCAGGAAGAGCAACTCGCACAAGGCACCGATCACGGTTCAATGCGTGGGCCGAGTCCCGGACTATACCCCGCCGCCGACTCGCCGCTCGCGCCTGCGCATCGCCGCGTGACTTCGTTCCTGCATGCACCTCCGCGCAGCGCCAAATTCAAAGTTAACTGCTCGAGCAAATCATGTAAATCGCGAGACGCGAGACTCATTATCAAGTTGTTCAAAAAGTTGTGTCTGGCTAGGTATTGAAATCAAAAGGCGTACTGTAGGCGTTGCTGAGTATCTCGGGGTAATAAATCTTGGACCATTTGGATCTTGCATGGAAACAGCTTTAAATCTAGTTTCAGAATCTTCTGAAGCGATGTTCAGGCGATGCCTAATTGAGCTGAACGACGACGGGTAGAGGCAGATGGATCCTCGAGATGGAAGATTAAGTGTGGAAGGTGGGTCACTGGTGGTTCACGCTGTCAAATAAAAGCACAGCTTATGGGCCACTGGTGGTGGTCCACGCCGGGTTGAACGTGTTAAAAATGTGGAGTGGTGGCCCCTTTACAAAAATGTAGACCTCCACTTTTCTAAAGTTTTaagatttcaaaatatcaGATTTTTCTACAGTTCAGATTCTCAGAATTACaaatctttaaaatttcaatttctcaatatttcaaaattcataaAGGACATAGTTCACTTTAGAAGAAGGTTCTAGTTACGCCAAAGTTGACCTGGTGTTCATGTTCTAAGCAATCGTATATCATTAATCGTTAATTGTTTATTCTATAAATGATGAAAactatataatataaaaatatttagtaaaataatatgattgCATACGCGTACGTAAATCAGCaggtaataattttaaaatttatgtatGTAGATAGTAAAGCTGCTGCAGAAGAACAATAATCTTACATTATAATTCTATATACTTAACTATACATTTCAACATTTTGTCGAATAATTTGTTACTTTTCGGAATAATGAGTTTAATTGTACATCATACAACTAAATCACAAAGTTTTAAAACTCGGCCACTACATTGCAGTAATGCACTCTTCTCTTTAACACAGaaagataaatttaaaaagttacaaaatCTTCTTTCAGAGCTCTGTGAGAGAATACGTGCCAATTTAGAACAGTACTttcattcttttaattatagaCGTAATTCTCGCAGCAAAGTTAATAAGCATGGAAGAACGAGTTCATAATACATATCTCTTTCCTCTTGCTTCAGTTAGTGGAACTACCACGTATAATAAGTATTCATTAATATATGAGAATTCGTTTTtcgttaaatttatttttaatattcaacatTCTGAAATTACTAAGAGGAATATGTTTGAATAA
The genomic region above belongs to Osmia bicornis bicornis chromosome 9, iOsmBic2.1, whole genome shotgun sequence and contains:
- the LOC123988147 gene encoding uncharacterized protein LOC123988147, with translation MDTANTVTSLKLTGGENWAVWKFQTEVVLKGRGLHDIVAGQSLEPEAAGEKAEWLKRDAKAQEILVTRIEQGPLTHLLSCTSSREMWSKLKSVYDKESVLEEIRTKLKQAGEPISDKMLMTKILMSLPEPYKHFRSAWESVPLEKQTTEELTSRLLIEEERVSSSEGEAVALAGTSSSRSMVMVKYVQ